The genomic segment AGAAAAAGGTTTGCTGGCGTCAAAGTGATCAGCGGCATTCTTTAATCTTTCAAGAATCAGCGCCGCTTCCGAAATTTTTGCTTTTTTAGCGGTCATGTCCTGATCGTCGTAATCCGAAAAAATATGCATCATATTTCCGAGCGGCGGTTCAAAACTGTTTTTAGCGGCGGTCGGGATAGCTGAGATCTGCAAGGCAATCAAAGCAACCAGCGATTTCCCTAAATCTTTAATGTGGGGAATATTTTTAAAGTCATCCTTAGCTGCAAAGTTCAGAGGCTGCTCGATTTTCTGCAGATTTTTTTTAAAGGACTCCATTCAGCCTCCGATGCATTTTTGTTAAAATGAATAAATTTCCGGATATTGTTGGCATTTTTTAACAAATAAATTATGTTTGCGCAAGTCAATGATTGACACAAACGCTGATTTACGTTAGATCATCACCATTCAATCTTCTCTTGAAGAACTAATGTTTATTGATGGAGTCATATGGTCACGAAATCCGTAAAACCCGCAAAATCTACCTATAAAGACGCCGGTGTCAACATTGATACCGCTAATGCTTTTGTCGAGCGCATCAAACCCCTGATTAAAATGACAGCCCGCAAAGAAGTGGTTTCCGGCATCGGTGGTTTCGGAGGGTTGTTCCGTTTTGATACCGCCAAAATGAAAAATCCTATTCTCGTCTCTTCAACGGACGGCGTGGGAACAAAGCTCAAAATTGCTCACCTGATGGATAAACACGACACGATCGGCATTGATCTGGTGGCCATGTCGGTCAATGACGTTATCGTTCAGGGGGCGGAGCCCCTGTTCTTTCTGGATTATCTGGCTACGGGCAAAATCGAGCTGGAAAAAAGCGTGCAGATTGTGGACGGAATTGTTCAGGGCTGCAAACAGGCCGGCTGCACGCTGCTGGGTGGAGAAACGGCGGAAATGCCGGGTTTTTATCAGGGAGGCGACTACGACCTGGCCGGATTCTGCGTAGGCGTGGTGGAATCGGATAAAATGATTGACGGCTCGACCATCAGCATTAACGACCGGGTGATCGGTATCGCGTCCAGCGGTCTGCACAGCAATGGCTTTTCACTGGCCCGCAAGGTGCTGTTGGAAAAAGGCAAACTGTCCATGAACGATTCCGTACCCGGACTTTCCAGAACGGTCGGGTTGGAACTTCTGGAACCGACGCGAATTTACGTCAAATCCCTTTTGAATATATTTAAAAACTTCAGCATCAAAGGGTTGGTTCATATTACCGGCGGCGGCTTCTACGACAACATTCCGCGCATCATACCCGATGTCAGCCGCTGCGTCATTACCAGCGACAGCTGGGAAATTCCGCCGATTTTTTCCGTTATTCAGGATATCGGCCATGTGGATGATAAAGAGATGTTCCGGGTTTTCAATATGGGCATCGGGATGATGATGATCGTATCGGAAAAAGATTCCCGGGAAATTCTCGACCGTCTGAAAGTATTGGGGGAAAAAGCTTACCTGATCGGCGTGATTGAGAAAAAAGAGAAGGATCAGGCTTCGGTATGCTTCACGGAAATTTAACGGCAGGGCTATGGCTGAACTCTTAAAATTGGGCGTTTTGATTTCCGGCAGCGGCTCAAATCTTCAGTCCATCATCGACCATATTGAAAAAGGAACACTACCCGCTCAGATTAAAATCGTCGTGAGCAACAATCCGCAGGCATATGGCCTGACCAGGGCAAAAAAGCACGGCATCCCCTGCGTGATTTTAAACCATCAGGATTATTCGAGCCGGGAAGAATTTGACAATGAACTGATCCGCATCCTGAAAGAGGCAGGCGTCGATTTAATCGTGCTGGCCGGGTTCATGCGGATTCTCACCGGATCTTTTTTACGGGCCTTTGATCAGAAAATTATTAATATTCACCCTGCCCTGCTGCCCGCTTTTCCCGGCACGCATGTCCAGCAAAAAGCGATCGATTACGGCGTGAAATTTTCCGGTTGCACCGTTCATTTTGTGGATGAAGGGGTGGATACCGGCCCCATTATTATTCAGTCGGTTGTACCGGTATACCCGGACGATACCGCGGAGACGCTGGCAGCCAGAATATTGAAGGAAGAACACAAAATTTATCCTCAGGCCATCCGTTATTTCGCGAAAAATCAAATTATCAAAAACGGCCGTCACGTAGAAATCAGGAACATCATCAACTGTGACGAAGCCGCAATGCATAATCCGTCGCTGGACCATTAACCGGTCCCTTTTTATTGACATGTTCCGGAGGATAGTATTCTTTGATGTATGATCTGATTGTCATCGGTGATGATCTTGCTTCACATATAGCTGCTGCCTATGCCAGCCAGAAGGGCATCAATACCCTGCTGGTTTCCGAGAGCGGGCAAGGCGGGTTGCAGCTGATCGACGATTTTGTTTTCAATATCGATCCGGCGCCGATGACCGGCCTTGGGCCGGATCAACAGGGCCTGTCCATACTGGGTGAGATGGGCATTGCGATTCCGGATCATCATGCGGATTCCATTAATCCCGCTTTTCAAATTATTCTTCCCGATCATCGAATCGACTTTTACAACAACCTGAGCAGCCTTACGGCTGAACTGGCCCGGGAATTTCCCGATTGGGATACGGACATCACCGACTTTTACAATATGCTGTCGGACGCTTCATCCATATTTCAAAACTGGACAGCCGAACATCAACAGATCCAGCCGCAGACTTTAAAAGAATATTTTTCCTATCTGAAATTGTTTCCCGATATTATCAAATATAAATATGGCGCGGTTAAATTTGATAAAGTTCTGTCGCAGGATCCCTCTCTGGAAAAAGTGTGGGAGGCGCAACAGGCGCTGCTTTCCGGAAACATCGATGATTTGCTTTCCTTCACCTCTGCTTTTCAATACAGCGCGCCGGTGCGCGGCGTCTCTTATTTTCCTCAGGGAAAACAATTTTTATTCAATGCGCTAGTTGAAAAGCTGGAATCAAACAAAGGTTTGTATCTGAGCAGCCATCACATAAACTCCGTCATCAGAAATAAAAACATTGATATGGAGCTGAAAGCTCCGGACGGCACAATATCCAAAGTCTCCGGTCTGGATTTGATTATCAGCACGAAGTCGGACAAACTGCCCTTGCTTCGGGGCACGCATAAATACATGAACCTTTCCGACTGGCTTCGTCCGGCAAAAGTAGTTTATTATCCCTTTACAATATTTCTGGGCGTTGCCGCGAAATGCCTTCCGGAACAGCTTGCCCGGCATATTGCCGTGGTCACGGATGTTCATAAAGATATTTATGATGACAACCTTATCATTCTGGAAACGAGTCCGCCGGAAAACGACAAGAGTCTCACGGCGGCCAGGACATCGCTTACCGCCACGGTTTACCTTCCCGATATTGAAGATAACTGGACACGGGACGCGCTCCTCCGTGAGAGCAATTCCATTTTAGACAGGCTGGAAGGATTGCTGCCCTTTCTGAAAGACAACATTGAATTATCCGATATTGATAAATCCATCGATATTTCTTTAGACTACCGGAAAATCCTCACGCCAAAATACAAGGTGCGCAATGCTTTTTTTACTTCCTTTGCCACCAAAACCAATAAAACACGTTTTAACAATATTTTTCTGACAGGTTCGTCCTTAATGACGGATGCCGGCTTTGAAGCGGAAATAATTTCCGGCAAATATTCCGCGCTGCAGATCATCAATAAAAGGAAGTGATTTCATGACGCTTGAGTTTGCCATCGCCAATCTCGGCCATTGCCAAATTGATTCTCCCCTGAATATCAGCAATTTCACATCCGACGATGACCGGATTTTATTTCACACCCATCTTGTCAACCATGCCCAAACGCTGGATTCCACGGGACAGCCCATGTCTGTGGAACCGGCAGGTCCCAGAAAAAAGATCTTTTTTAACCCCGTACAAACAAGGGCCGCCATTGTTACGTGCGGTGGTCTCTGTCCCGGCATTAATGACGTAATCCGTTCCCTGACCATGACGCTTTCCTACCGTTACGACGTGAATGACATTATGGGAATTAAATACGGATTGCGCGGGTTGAACCCGTCATACGGGGACAAACCGGTTCAACTGACGCCGGACTTTGTTAAAGACATCACCCATACCGGCGGCAGCATCCTTTCCTCTTCCCGCGGTCCGCAGGATCCGAAGATTATGGTGGATTATCTGGAAAGTTTGAAAGTCAACATCCTTTTTTGCATCGGGGGCGACGGCACCATGCGGGCGGCGGAAAAACTGAATATGGAAATCACCGCCAGAAACGCAAAGATCTCTGTTATCGGTATTCCCAAAACCATTGACAATGATCTGAACCTGATAGAAAAATCCTTCGGCTTCGACACGGCTATTGAAAAAACGGTGGAGGCCATCCGCAGCGCTCATGTGGAAGCCAAGGGCGCCTTTAACGGCATCGGCCTGGTAAAAATCATGGGACGTTTATCAGGCTATATCACGGCAACCGCGGCGCTGGCCCAGGGTGACGTTAACTTTGTCCTCATTCCCGAAGTGCCCTTTGATTTGGATGGTGAAAAAGGATTTCTGAAAGCTCTGGAAAAAAGAATTAGAACAAGGGGGCATGCCGTCATTCTGGCGGCGGAAGGCGCGGGACAGGAATTAATGAAAAATAATTCCCCTGAGCGGAAGACCGACGCTTCGGGCAACATCCACCTCAATGACATCGGCCTGTTTCTGAAACAGGCTATCGATCGGCATTTTCATGAAATCAATCTGGAAATCAATTTAAAATATATAGAACCCAGCTACCTGATTCGGTCGGTTCCGGCCAACGCTTCGGACAGCATTTATTGCAGCTCTCTGGGGCAATACTCCGTGCACGCGGCCATGGCGGGAAAGACCGGCCTGCTGGTGGCGCTCAGAAACAACGAATATGTCCACCTGCCCCTTGCCGCCGCCATTTCCGGAAGACGAATCGATCCGCAAGGCAATGTCTGGCTCCGGGTTCTGGAAACAACCGGGCAGCCGCCGGAAATGAGAAAAGCGTAACACGTAGTGTAGAGGCCGGCGCATGCCGGTGCTGAAGGTGCGGCGCGAAGCACGGCAAATTCAATTGGATAATCGTTCTGGAGAGAGAGTCCTGTTTTTGCGTATAAATCACGCTGGAGCATTAAATTCAGCGGGCTTCAAGACCATCCTAGCGCCCTGTCCAACCTGACGTGACTTTCCTGCCAACGCCGCCCTGGACCTCGAACCAATCATCAGTAGGAAAACTCATTACATAAATCAGTTTGAATGATTGAGGTTTAAGGCTCTTTTCATTATTTTCATTTCCCGGAATTGGAATAGTCATGTACATTTTTCGGCCTTTTCTTAACCTTCCGTTTTCACCTTCCCAATTTTCAAGGATTAAAGGACAGGAACCATTGGCGTTGCATAGATTATTGATAACGTCCGCCGTCTGGAGTATCTCTTTTTTTCCACCAAAATAGAATTCGACAAAGCCATGCCCTATAAAAAAGTACAAGACTAGAAGAATAGAACTGATCATCAAAGTGTTCACCACGGTTTTCTTTTTCATAGTATCCTTCTCCATGTTTAAGGAACAGAACGGTCGTGAGCACAGCGGGGTTCACCGCTAATGCGCCTGGTTGTGGATAATCATAAGGTCTTCAGACAGCAGGCCGCTCAGGATTTCGGTTTGACCGCTATCATGATCATTCTCCGGGAGGTTTCTTCAAAAGGCGTCAACTCCTCGCCGTACACCTGTTCGAGGCGTAACCCGGCCAGCTGCATGAGCAATCTGTACTGGGCTATGGAATACATGCGTACGCCGGATTTGACCTCGCATTCTCCGTCTGGGCCGGTAACCGTCAGATGCGTTATCAGCCGCTCCGTCACCTCATCCCAAAGCACACTACTCTGCTTGCCGGTTTCAGCTTCCTGCCTGCGTACAAGATTGCCCAGAATGCCTTTGCGGTTTGGCGCTTCAATCAGCAGCCGGCCGCCGGGACGCAGGGCATCCGCGAAATGCAAAAGCACCTGAAAATCGTCTTCTATGCCGAAATAGCCGAAGCTGTTGAACCAGCTTACTATGGCGTCAAAGGTGTTTTTGTCGGAAAGGCAGCGCATGTCGCCGATGCGAAGCTCAGCGGAAATTTTGGCCTCTGCGAACCGCTCACCGGCACGGGCGATGAACCTGGGATTCAGATCCACGCCGGTTACGATGGCGCCTTGCCTGGCCAGATGCAACCCGATACGGGAATCGCCGCAGGGGCAATCCAGCACACGCTCTCCGGCCGAAAGTCCAAGCGCACGCCAGATGACGTCCGCATCCCGTTGCGACTCGGCTTCCGGCTTAAGCCAGCATTCGTCCGGCACATGGGCGAACCAGTCATCCTGACTTTCGAGGGATGCATCGCCCGGGCTCATCTCGAATAGTTCGTTTTGCGCCTCGATCTCCAGTTCCCGCAGGATGGCCCAGTCCGCATCAACCACAGCCTGCTCCTGATGATAGAGACAAACATAGGCCGGACTGGTGAGCAGGTCCACGGTACGCGGCACATGACCCTTGGAAAACGCACCGATGAAATTGCCATAGCGTGCAGACGGGAGGCGCGCGGCCAGGGCAATAGCTGGAATAGCCTGGATGGCCCCTTCCTGAGTGGATATGAGGGTTTTCATGCACATGGCGTGGGTTGGCCGGTACTCTTTCCCGGCATTAACAGCAAAGGCCTCGACATCCACATAGCTGTCCACGGCCCATTGGACCTGGGTATGGCCCACGGATTCCCGGATCAGATCCTGCGGGAACGCCCCGCCCATGGGGCGTGCACCGGACTCGATAAGCACCGGTCCTTGATCGGTGAGCATGATTTCGGTGTGGGCCGGACCGATCCGGATGCCCAGGGCATCCACCACCTGGAAAGCGTAGCCGATCATCGCACGGCTTTTCTGATCCAGAGTGCGCACAAGTTGGGTCCGGTCATACAGGGGCGCGCCGCCTGGCGTGGGAATCTTTTCATATGCCCACAGATCGGACAGGATATGCCTGCCATCCCGGGACACGGTGTTGACCGCAAATTCGCGCCCCTTTGCGCATTGTTGGACAAGCACCAGGGCATTTTGATCCCCGAACTGGGTAAATGTGCCCAGAAGTGCTGTAAAGGCTTCCCTGAGTTCGAAGGCAGAGCGGCAGAAACGCACCCCTTCGGTGGCGGCGCTGCGAAGCGGCTTGACCACAACCGGCCAGGAATCCAAGCCTGCGGCAAATGCAAGCGCCTCATCAATGCTGGCAGTGGCCAGTGAAGCCAGGAACGGCAGACCGGCTTTAGCCAGGGTGTCGTGCATGGCCAGCTTGTCGCGCCGGATATGGCTTGTGTCGGAATCGTTGCCGGGCAACCCCAGGCGCAGGGCCAGCAGGTCAGCCATTTCAACGCCCATCTCGCAGCCGGGCATGACGCAGCAAGGGGCTATGGCAGCCAGGCTGGCAATCAGTTCGTCGATGTCGTTCCAGCCCTGAAACATGGCGTCGTAATCGTGGCGCATCTGATCGAGCGCCCCGGTCACGTAAACCTCCAGCCCCGGTGAGTTTTTTTCCAGCCCGGACGAGACATGAACAGGCCGTAGTCCTTTTTCTCTTATGGCTTTTGGATAGAACTGGCCGGTCGAATAGCCATCGACGACAAGGGCAACGCTAAAGGGCGCAATGTTTTGATCCATGATGATACTCCTATTTTTCAAGATCCTGCGGGCTCACGTGATTGCAGAGACAGCCGTTCCAATGCGGCGACACACTCCGAATCCCACTTTGTGCCGGCTGTTGTTCACCGGGAGCGTGAGCGATCCGGTGGAGCGACGGGTTATGCGCCCATTTCTTTATTATTCTTTCTTACAGAAACCACCAAATCATTTGGCAAAGGCCAAAGTACAATTTCTATAAAAGGAGCAATAGAATCAAAAAAGCTCTCATATCTTTTAGCAAAATCTCGCCAATAATCTTCATTCATATAAATAGTTTCATACTCATTCATATAAACAGATAAAATCAGTTGATAGTTGAGATCGTAACCCTTTTTGGCTTTTTCTATTTTCTCCCTTATTCTATCTAAAATCCGACTTTCATAGGTATCTGTGTTTTGTTGATTTTCTAGTATATATTCAGATTTATCGCTCATATGCTTATCTGGAACGCTTCTCTCATTAAGATACTCTGATGTAAGTTCAATTCCAAACTCTTCACCTGTTAATTCATCTTTGACAATTCTATCTGGTTTTTCTCTTTCATTAATGACTATGAAATGTCTTCCATGCTTCAATTTTTTATAAGAATCGATAAATCCTTTAATTTCAAAATTTTCACAATCCTTTTTATTTGGCCAATTCATAATAATTCACCGCATAACAATTAAATATACTTGGTGGGTATTTTCCGAAATTTGTTGGAATCTTACCCTATTTAACAAGAAATGCAAATTCAAACTCACCATGATATCAAGGATAATGAAATTCGGGTACATGGCATTTCATGGTAATAAGGACAAAGAGAACTTCGTAATTTATAGTAATTTGGCTAATGTTTTTATTATAAGAAATGAATTCAATTGTAGGGAACAGTCGCGACTGTTCCCTACAAACATTTTGAGTATCATGCAAAATAGTTTCGCGATATTGCAAAAAATGCTTGCAAAATAACCTATTATAGCTTAGTAACGACGCACATTTTCAAGAAGGAGTTTTATTATGTCTCGTATTTGTGAAGTATGTGGAAAAAAGCCGGCGGTCGGCAATAATGTCAGTCACGCCAATAACAAGAGCAAGACCGTTTGGCGTCCGAATCTCCAGAAGTTACGCTGTGTTGATGAAAAAACGGGAGCCGTGAAAAGAGTTAAAGCGTGTACGCGTTGCATCCGTTCCGGTTTTGTTAAAAAAGCAAGCTAATCCGTTGGAAGCCAACCGATTTTTCTGATGGCCGCGGCAGTCTGTTGAAGAAAATCTTCATTTTCAATGGAATCAAGGGCATCCTGAAACAAGGTTTGAATCGCATCAGCAAATATTGCATTATCATTTTTGAGGCCGAATTTGCCCGTAAAAAGACGAATTCGGCCTTCGATATTCATGATCTTGTCCATTCTTTCTTTGGTAAGATATAGTGCCGCATTTTTCAGCACGTCCTGAACGGCACTTTTTTCAATACCGTAAAGCCAGCCAATTTCTCCGCAAAATTCATTTCCTCTTCTGTCCAGCGTAAAATGAATCGCCTCTTCCAAAAGATCAATCGACCGGTCGGCGTGAATGCGCGACAAAATCACCAG from the Deltaproteobacteria bacterium HGW-Deltaproteobacteria-6 genome contains:
- a CDS encoding phosphoribosylformylglycinamidine cyclo-ligase — protein: MVTKSVKPAKSTYKDAGVNIDTANAFVERIKPLIKMTARKEVVSGIGGFGGLFRFDTAKMKNPILVSSTDGVGTKLKIAHLMDKHDTIGIDLVAMSVNDVIVQGAEPLFFLDYLATGKIELEKSVQIVDGIVQGCKQAGCTLLGGETAEMPGFYQGGDYDLAGFCVGVVESDKMIDGSTISINDRVIGIASSGLHSNGFSLARKVLLEKGKLSMNDSVPGLSRTVGLELLEPTRIYVKSLLNIFKNFSIKGLVHITGGGFYDNIPRIIPDVSRCVITSDSWEIPPIFSVIQDIGHVDDKEMFRVFNMGIGMMMIVSEKDSREILDRLKVLGEKAYLIGVIEKKEKDQASVCFTEI
- the rpmB gene encoding 50S ribosomal protein L28, yielding MSRICEVCGKKPAVGNNVSHANNKSKTVWRPNLQKLRCVDEKTGAVKRVKACTRCIRSGFVKKAS
- a CDS encoding phosphoribosylglycinamide formyltransferase, which translates into the protein MAELLKLGVLISGSGSNLQSIIDHIEKGTLPAQIKIVVSNNPQAYGLTRAKKHGIPCVILNHQDYSSREEFDNELIRILKEAGVDLIVLAGFMRILTGSFLRAFDQKIINIHPALLPAFPGTHVQQKAIDYGVKFSGCTVHFVDEGVDTGPIIIQSVVPVYPDDTAETLAARILKEEHKIYPQAIRYFAKNQIIKNGRHVEIRNIINCDEAAMHNPSLDH
- a CDS encoding diphosphate--fructose-6-phosphate 1-phosphotransferase (catalyzes the formation of fructose 1,6-bisphosphate from fructose 6-phosphate and diphosphate) → MTLEFAIANLGHCQIDSPLNISNFTSDDDRILFHTHLVNHAQTLDSTGQPMSVEPAGPRKKIFFNPVQTRAAIVTCGGLCPGINDVIRSLTMTLSYRYDVNDIMGIKYGLRGLNPSYGDKPVQLTPDFVKDITHTGGSILSSSRGPQDPKIMVDYLESLKVNILFCIGGDGTMRAAEKLNMEITARNAKISVIGIPKTIDNDLNLIEKSFGFDTAIEKTVEAIRSAHVEAKGAFNGIGLVKIMGRLSGYITATAALAQGDVNFVLIPEVPFDLDGEKGFLKALEKRIRTRGHAVILAAEGAGQELMKNNSPERKTDASGNIHLNDIGLFLKQAIDRHFHEINLEINLKYIEPSYLIRSVPANASDSIYCSSLGQYSVHAAMAGKTGLLVALRNNEYVHLPLAAAISGRRIDPQGNVWLRVLETTGQPPEMRKA